The Sorangiineae bacterium MSr11954 DNA segment ACATGGCGACCCTCGTGAACCTGCAGATCCCGACCCCGGGCGGAAAGCGGGTGCCCCTCGGTCAGGTCGCCGACATCGCCTACGGCGTGGAGGAGCCGATCATCTGGCGCCGGCGGCGCGAGCCCGTCGTGACGGTGCAGGCCGACGTCGTCGCCGGCATTCAGCCGCAGACCGTCTCCGAGCAGCTCGCCCCCGAGGTCGAGCGCTTCCGATCGCAGCTCCCGCAGGGCTACGCCGTGCAAGAGGGAGGCGCGGCCGAGGAGTCCGAGAAGGGCAATCAATCGGTGTTCGCGGTGGTCCCCGCCATGATCGGGATCATCGTCACCTTGCTCATGCTGCAGCTGCGCAGCTTCTCGCGCACGGCCATCGCCATGTTGACGGCGCCGTTCGGTCTCATCGGCATCGTGGCCGCGATGCTACCGACGCACACGCCGATGGGCTTCGTCGCGCAGCTCGGGGTCATCGCGCTCGCGGGGATGATCATCCGCAACGCGGTCATCCTGATCGAGGAGGTCGACGGCAACGTGGCCGCGGGCAAAGCTCCTGCGGACGCGATCCTGGCCGCCGTCGCGCATCGGGCTCGTCCCATCCTGTTGACCGCGTGCGCCGCCATCCTCGGCATGGTGCCGATCGCCTCGCAGGTCTTCTGGGGGCCGATGGCGTACGCGATCATCGGCGGGCTGACGGCGGCGACCATCATGACCCTCACCGTCCTGCCGTGCGCGCTCTTTGCGCTCTTGGGTTGGGAGGCGCGCGCCCGCGCGAAGTCTTCGGCCGATGGCGACCCCGACGAAAATGCGGCTGCGATTTCTCTTCACGATGCGAGCGAGGTCGTTCGATGAACCGGTCTTTGCGTACCCTTGTTGCTGTCACCCTGGCCGCCTTCGTCTCGCTGACCGCGGCATCGAGCCGCGCGGACGAGCCGGCGCCTGCCCCGACCGATCTCCGTTCGTCGCCGTTGACGGAGTGGCGCGTCGTCGCGATCGCGGCGCGCGAAGCGCCCAGCGTGATGGCTTCGCACAAAGCGGCGGAGGCGGCGGAGGCCGAGCGGACCGCGGTGGACCGCTCACGCCTCCCGGATCTCGTCGTCACCGGGCGGTACACGCGCCTGTCGTCCATTCCTTCGCGTTACCGGAACCTCGCGGTGCCGTTCCCCGATGGCTCCGAGGCGAGCTTCGCGATCCCTCAGGTGCTCGACAGCTACGCCGCGCGCGCCGCGGTGGTGGTGCCGCTGAGCGACGCATGGTTGGGGCTCGCCGCCAGCGCGCGCGCGCTCGGTCACGTGGCGACGGCGAAGCGCATCGAGCTCGATGCCGCGCGTGCGCGGGCGGCGTACGAGGCGCGCGCGGCGTTCTTGCTCTATCGACGGGCGAGCGTGGCGCGGCGGATCGCCGAGACGGCGCTCGAGGTGGCGAGCGCGCAGGCGAAGGATCAGGACGACCGCGTGCGGGCGGGGACGGCGCCGGGGTCGAGCGCGCTCACGTTCGAGGCGGCCAAGAACGCCGCCGTCGCGCGTCTTCGCGTGGCCGAGGCCGAGGTCGCGACCGCGGAGGCCAACGTTCGCGTGTTCTTGCCTTCGTCGCTCGCCACCGAACCGCTGGTCCTCGGGGAGGATGGCCGCGCGCCCTTGCCGCGATCGGGCATCGAGCGCTCGCCCGAGCTCCGTGCGGCCGAAGCCGCGGTGGTCGCCGCCGACGCGCGGGTCGAGGCCGAGACGCTCTCCATGTTGCCGCGGCTCTCGCTGGTCGCGGGGGCCGAGGTGAGCGCGCCGCACCCGCGCGCGTTCGCCGTCGACCATCTCGTCGGCGTTCCCTCGTGGGACGTGACGTTGCAGCTCGACTGGGCGCTCTCGTCGGTCACCACCGGCACGGCCCGAAGGGAGCGCGCCACCGCCGAGCGCGAGGCCCTTCGCGCGCGCGCCGAGGAGGTGCGTCGGGCGCTCGAGGCCCAACGCGCCAGCGCGGCCGCCGCGCGCGCGAGCGCCGAAGCCCGGATCGCGACCGGCAACGCCAGCGTGGCAACGGCGACGAAGCTCGCCGAAACGCGGCGCAGGGAGCTCCACGCCGGCGCGGCCACGCCGCTCGACGTCACCAACGCCGAGGCGGAGCGCGTGCGCGCCGAGCTCGAACGCGCTGACGCCGAGCTGGACGCGCGGCTGGCCGACGCGCGGCTCGCCTACGCGGCGGGCTATGTGCCGCGCAGTGACGGGGGTCGCTGAGGGCGTCGCGCCGGGGGCATTCGAGCCGTGGCGTCGGGCGATTGGGCGCCGTGGCGTCGGGGGGCATTCGAGCCGTGGCGTCGGTGGGCATTCGAGCCGTGGCGTCGGGCGATTGGGCGCCGTGGCGTCGGGTGGCATTCGAGCCGTGGCGTCGGGCGATTGGGCGCCTGGCGTCGGGTGGCATTCGAGCCGTGGCGTCGGGCGATTGCGGGCGGCCGTCGCGTGGCATTCGAGCGACGGCTTCGCTCCATGTCGCAGGATATTGTCATCTTGACGTTGGCGCCGTCGAAGCTCGGCGCGTGCGGCGCCAACCTGTCCGAGTCGGACCCTGCGCGGTACTCGAATTCGACCGAAAATCCTCAATCGACTTGGGATGGGGGCTGGCCGAAGATTTGCTCGACCTCCAAAACATGGATATCGGCCGGCTCCTGAATCGGCATTTTTGGCTCCTGATCGGCGCGCTCACCGCGCTCGCGGCGCTCTTCGGCGCGCGGGGGATTCGGGCGATCATCGCCATCGGGCTTGCAAACCGCGCCGATGCGCTGTCGCATGTCCCGCTCGCGGCGTTATCCCGCGGCCATGCTCGAGCGGAGCGGTCGCGCGAACCCCACGCCACGAGCGCCGATGCGATTCTTGCGCGCAACCCCTTCGATTCGGAGACGGGCCCTCTCGATCGCCGCCCCGAGCCCGACGCGCTCGTGCAGGAAGCCGTCTTCACGGACCCCGAGACGGCACCGCCTTGCGAAGGCGACGTGAAGGCGCCGATCCTCGTCGCGTCCTCCGAGCCGGATTGGTCCTTTGCGGTGC contains these protein-coding regions:
- a CDS encoding TolC family protein; this translates as MNRSLRTLVAVTLAAFVSLTAASSRADEPAPAPTDLRSSPLTEWRVVAIAAREAPSVMASHKAAEAAEAERTAVDRSRLPDLVVTGRYTRLSSIPSRYRNLAVPFPDGSEASFAIPQVLDSYAARAAVVVPLSDAWLGLAASARALGHVATAKRIELDAARARAAYEARAAFLLYRRASVARRIAETALEVASAQAKDQDDRVRAGTAPGSSALTFEAAKNAAVARLRVAEAEVATAEANVRVFLPSSLATEPLVLGEDGRAPLPRSGIERSPELRAAEAAVVAADARVEAETLSMLPRLSLVAGAEVSAPHPRAFAVDHLVGVPSWDVTLQLDWALSSVTTGTARRERATAEREALRARAEEVRRALEAQRASAAAARASAEARIATGNASVATATKLAETRRRELHAGAATPLDVTNAEAERVRAELERADAELDARLADARLAYAAGYVPRSDGGR